CGGGCCGCCACACCTGTTTCTACCGGCGACTGGAGAGCGGCGGCTGGAAGGAGACAACGCCGCGGCCGGGAGGCGACTGGCACTCGGCCTTCACGCTGGCGGCGCTGGAGCGGATCCTGCAGGCGCGGCGGGGGGCGGACCCGGCCTCCTCTTACACGGCAGCGCTTTACCGCGCCGGGCCGGACGCCATCCTCAAAAAAGTGGGCGAGGAGGCCGCCGAGGTGCTGCTCGCGGCCAAGAACGAGAGCCGGCGCGAGCTCCTGCACGAAACCGCCGATCTCTGCTACCACCTCATGGTCATGCTGGCCGGGCGCGATATTGCCTTCCGGGAAGTCCTGGAAGAATTGGAGCGCCGCAGCGCCGCCCCCGGCGGCGCGAAAAAAGCGGGCGCCGCGGCGCAGGAGGAATGACGCCGGCGCCGGGCTGCCGCCGCGGCGGCAGCGGCCATGCATTGCCGCCCCACGCGCCCGGGGAAGCGAGAAGAACCGGGATCCGCTATAATTGAAAGCGAACGAACCCGATGCACCCGATGCGATTTACACGCTATGAGTTTTAGTATGCCTGAACTGCTGATCGTGCTGATCATCGTCGCCCTGCTTTTCGGGACCCGGAAGTTGCGTTCCGTAGGAGGCGACCTGGGTTCCGCGGTGCGGGGATTCCGCAAGGCGATGAGCGGCGAGGACGCGGCAGCCGGCGGCCAGAGCAAGGAAGGGCAGGCCGCGGCGGAAGCCGCGGAGGCCCCGCAGGCGCCGACAGGCGGCACCGACCCCGGGAAGGCCGGCTAGGCCGGGCCGCGACTCTCGCCGCCAAGCCGGCGGACTGGGGCATCTCCCTGCCG
This region of Gammaproteobacteria bacterium genomic DNA includes:
- the hisIE gene encoding bifunctional phosphoribosyl-AMP cyclohydrolase/phosphoribosyl-ATP diphosphatase HisIE, which produces MPADDSWLEEIRWDDNGLAPALAQEHGTGTVLTLAWMNRESLRITVREGYATYWSRSRKRLWRKGETSGNHQEVKAVFLDCDADVLLLQVIQHHGGACHTGRHTCFYRRLESGGWKETTPRPGGDWHSAFTLAALERILQARRGADPASSYTAALYRAGPDAILKKVGEEAAEVLLAAKNESRRELLHETADLCYHLMVMLAGRDIAFREVLEELERRSAAPGGAKKAGAAAQEE
- a CDS encoding Sec-independent protein translocase subunit TatA, whose protein sequence is MSFSMPELLIVLIIVALLFGTRKLRSVGGDLGSAVRGFRKAMSGEDAAAGGQSKEGQAAAEAAEAPQAPTGGTDPGKAG